The Oncorhynchus tshawytscha isolate Ot180627B unplaced genomic scaffold, Otsh_v2.0 Un_contig_9672_pilon_pilon, whole genome shotgun sequence genome has a window encoding:
- the LOC121845068 gene encoding zinc finger and BTB domain-containing protein 41-like gives IWTCLICGKSVRERTTLREHLRIHSGEKPHLCSICGQSFRHGSSYRLHLRVHHDDKRYECDECGKTFIRHDHLTKHQKIHSGEKAHQCEECGKCFRRHDHLTVHYKSVHLGEKVWQKYKTAVHQCEVCKKEFKGKSSLEMHFRTHSGEKPYRCPVCQQTFRIKKTLTKHMVIHSDARPFNCPHCSATFKRKDKLKYHMDHVHGAKSTEQQQHHQQQHRQQPPVVLTEDKMVTLPYNTHGPSKVYRAEPKTVLQNVPSDVCVPVTLVPVQMPRVVSGVQGDLRGHVTCPPQGQGQQQTAGGYQTATELAFLEKYTLTPQPANIVHPVQPDQMLDPRDQSYLGTLLGLDSATPVQNISNSDHVAH, from the exons atctggaCCTGCTTAATCTGTGGGAAGTCAGTGAGGGAGAG GACAACATTGAGAGAACATTTGCGGATTCACAGCGGAGAGAAACCTCACCTCTGCAGTATCTGTGGACAGAGTTTCCGCCACGGCAGCTCTTATAG GCTTCATCTTCGAGTCCACCACGACGACAAGCGCTACGAGTGTGACGAATGCGGAAAGACGTTCATACGCCACGACCATCTGACCAAACACCAGAAAATACACTcgg GGGAGAAAGCCCACCAGTGTGAGGAGTGTGGGAAGTGTTTCAGACGTCATGATCACCTGACCGTCCATTACAAAAGTGTCCACCTGGGAGAGAAGGTGTGGCAAAA GTATAAAACAGCTGTGCATCAGTGTGAGGTCTGTAAGAAGGAGTTCAAAGGGAAGTCCAGTCTGGAGATGCACTTCAGAACACACTCAG GTGAAAAACCTTACCGATGCCCCGTGTGCCAACAGACGTTCCGCATTAAGAAGACCCTCACCAAGCACATGGTGATCCACTCGGATGCCCGCCCCTTTAACTGCCCGCACTGCAGTGCCACCTTTAAGAGGAAAGACAAGCTGAAGTATCATATGGACCATGTACACGGTGCTAAGTccactgagcagcagcagcaccaccagcagcagcaccGCCAGCAGCCTCCGGTGGTGCTGACAGAGGATAAGATGGTGACTCTGCCTTATAATACCCACGGCCCCTCCAAAGTGTACCGGGCTGAACCCAAGACCGTTCTCCAGAACGTCCCCTCcgatgtgtgtgtgcctgtcacgCTGGTGCCCGTCCAGATGCCCAGGGTGGTCTCGGGGGTACAGGGTGACCTGAGGGGACACGTAACCTGCCCGCCCCAAGGTCAGGGGCAGCAGCAGACAGCTGGGGGGTACCAGACTGCCACAGAGCTGGCGTTCCTGGAGAAGTACACGCTTACCCCCCAGCCGGCCAACATTGTTCACCCGGTGCAGCCTGACCAGATGTTGGACCCCAGGGATCAGTCGTACCTGGGCACCCTGCTGGGCCTGGACTCTGCCACCCCCGTCCAGAACATCTCCAACTCGGACCACGTCGCCCATTGA